A section of the Humulus lupulus chromosome 2, drHumLupu1.1, whole genome shotgun sequence genome encodes:
- the LOC133814677 gene encoding uncharacterized protein LOC133814677, with the protein MGHLQKDCPQLKNEKPKKCNNLVPARVFTLTQAEAEASPSVVIGSISNEGSMYSILIDSGATHSFVSSKVIDKLSRPCDVYTMGFETLLSIGELVISRRWIRSLPVEVDSEELSVDLIDLEMEDFDIILDTNWLAKCENNFQEMKRRLITAPVFSLLSNKERFVVYYDASRQGLGCVLVQAGKVISHALRQLKEYGQQYPTHDLELATVVGIEARVKQ; encoded by the exons AATAATCTAGTTCCAGCTCGAGTATTTACACTGAcccaagcagaagctgaggctagtCCTTCTGTAGTCATAGGTTCGATTTCTAATGAAGGCTCTATGTATTcaatattgattgattctggtgctactcattcgtttgtgtcaaGTAAAGTGATAGACAAACTTAGTAGACCTTGTGATGTGTATACTATGGGGTTTGAGACTTTGTTATCTATAGGGGAATTAGTaatttctaggaggtggattagatcTTTACCAGTGGAGGTGGATAGTGAAGAATTATCTGTGGATCTAATTGATCTAGaaatggaggactttgacataatATTGGACACgaattggttagccaa ATGTGAAAACAACTTCCAAGAGATGAAACGACGGTTGATCACTGCACCAGTATTCAGTCTTCTTTCAAACAAGGAAAGGTTTGTGGTTTATTATGATGCCTCGAGGCaggggttaggttgtgttctGGTGCAGGCAGGGAAGGTGATTTCCCATGCCTTAAGACAGTTAAAAGAGTATGGACAgcagtatcctactcatgatttggaattggcaacAGTTGTTGGGATTGAGGCAAGAGTTAAACAGTGA